From a single Meles meles chromosome 21, mMelMel3.1 paternal haplotype, whole genome shotgun sequence genomic region:
- the TBL2 gene encoding transducin beta-like protein 2 gives MELPQMPELMGLSLLLGLLALMATAAVARGWLRAEEETCSRSAGQKANGLPLDKSLRSKKQKQHQRIRKEKPQQHNFTHRLLAGALKSHSGNISCMDFSSNGKYLATCADDRTVRIWSTKDFLQREHRSMRANVELDHATLVRFSPDCRAFIVWLANGDTLRVFKMTKREDGGYTFTANPEDFPKKHKAPVINIGIADTGKFIMTASSDTTVLIWNLKGRVLSTINTNQMNNTHAAISPCSRFVASCGFTPDVKVWEVCFGKKSDFQEVVRAFELKGHSAAVHFFAFSNDSRRMASVSKDGTWKLWDTDVEYKKQQDPYLLRTGCFEAASAMPCRLALSPDAQVLALASGSSIHLYNTRRGEKEESFEQVHGECITDLSFDITGRLLASCGDRAVRLFHNTPGHRAVVEEMQGLLKRASNESTRQRLQQQLAQAQEALRSLGALKK, from the exons ATGGAGCTGCCGCAGATGCCGGAGCTGATGGGCCTGTCGCTGCTGCTCGGGCTGCTGGCCCTGATGGCGACGGCGGCGGTAGCGCGGGGGTGGCTGCGCGCGGAGGAGGAGACGTGCAGCCGGTCCGCCG GCCAAAAAGCAAATGGATTGCCACTTGACAAGTCCTTGAGATCCAAGAAGCAGAAACAGCATCAACGAATTCGCAAGGAGAAGCCTCAACAGCACAACTTCACGCACCGCCTCCTGGCTGGGGCACTGAAG AGCCACAGTGGGAACATATCTTGCATGGACTTTAGCAGCAATGGCAAGTACCTGGCCACCTGCGCAGACGATCGCACCGTCCGCATCTGGAGCACCAAGGACTTCCTTCAGCGGGAGCATCGCAGCATGAGAGCCAACGTAGAGCTGGACCATGCCACCCTGGTGCGCTTCAGCCCGGACTGCAG AGCCTTCATCGTCTGGCTGGCCAACGGAGACACCCTTCGTGTCTTCAAGATGACCAAGCGAGAGGATGGAGGCTATACCTTCACAGCCAACCCAGAGGACTTTCCTAAAAAGCACAAGGCACCCGTCATCAACATTGGCATCGCGGACACAG GGAAGTTCATCATGACTGCTTCCAGTGACACGACTGTCCTCATCTGGAATCTGAAAGGTCGTGTGCTGTCGACCATCAACACCAACCAGATGAACAACACGCATGCTGCTATCTCCCCCTGTAGCAG GTTCGTGGCCTCGTGTGGCTTCACCCCAGATGTAAAAGTCTGGGAAGTGTGCTTTGGGAAGAAAAGCGACTTCCAGGAGGTCGTGCGAGCCTTCGAACTGAAGGGCCACTCTGCAGCCGTCCACTTCTTCGCTTTCTCCAATGACTCCCGCCG GATGGCGTCGGTCTCCAAGGATGGTACGTGGAAACTGTGGGACACAGATGTGGAGTACAAGAAGCAGCAGGATCCCTACTTGCTGAGGACAGGCTGCTTTGAAGCGGCGAGCGCCATGCCGTGCCGCCTGGCGCTCTCCCCGGACGCCCAGGTCTTGGCCTTGGCCAGTGGCAGCAGTATTCATCTCTACAACACCCGGCGGGGTGAGAAGGAGGAGAGCTTTGAGCAGGTCCACGGGGAGTGTATCACTGACTTGTCCTTTGACATCACTGGCCGGCTTCTGGCCTCCTGTGGGGACAGGGCGGTGCGGCTGTTCCACAACACCCCCGGCCACCGGGCAGTGGTGGAGGAAATGCAGGGCCTCCTGAAGCGGGCCTCCAACGAGAGCACCCGCCAGAGGCTGCAGCAGCAGCTCGCCCAGGCCCAGGAGGCTCTGAGAAGCCTGGGCGCCTTGAAGAAATGA